The Pseudomonas fluorescens nucleotide sequence CAATAAGCGGTGTGCCATCAATCGTAAGAACCAGCGCCCCTTCGATAGACGCCTGACCATTGAATCCTCCTTGATATTCGAAGAAGTCGGCAAACCGTTCACCCGTCTTCACATAGGTTTCAATAATAATTCTATTCTTCATTTTGGATATAATTGCCCTACTCTGCCGTTGTTAAGCCCGACCACGTACTCTACGCCCCCGGAAGTACCACTGATCTGATACTTACCAACAGTACCCTTACCGACCAATACACCTCTATTCTGCCTCATGACATCGCGAACAACATTCGAAACATCTTTGATCGATAGTTTCGGAGACAGGAAACTTTGACGCGCCTTGACTGAGCCATCCCAGTATTTAGGATGATGACGCTCAAGAATATGCTTCATGCCACTCTTGTCAAGTTTGAATGTATTACCACCGAAACGGAAACGCCTACCGCTGAATGCCTTAAGATCATTAATGACTTTTGACGGATTCGCGGACTTCCTCGGTGTGCCGCAACTGGTCAAACCGAGCGGGTCAAGCCAGGTAAAAGGATTAAGCGCGTAATAGTATAGATTCAGCCCGCCCTCAAGCCCTACCGGATCCGGCTGCGTGAACCGCCCGATATCCGGGTCATAAAACCGGAACGTGTTGTAGTGCAGGCCCGTCTCACGGTCCAGGTACTGGCCTTGGAACCTCAGGTTCTGCTCTTCGATGAAATGCGCCTCACGCACTTCCTGCAGAGTATTGCCCCAGACCTGATACCGCGCCTGCCAGACCGCTTCGCCACTGTCATCCGTCAGCTGTTCGGGCAGGCCATTGAGATCGTTATGGTAGTAGCGCACCTGCTGGTGCAGCCCCGTACCGTCAACCCGAGCCAAGGGTTCGTGGCTGTCTTCGACATACAGGTACAGGCTGGTCTGGCTGTAGCGATGCTCCTGCAGCAAGCGCAGGCCATCCCAGGCGAAGCGGGTTTGGTCGAGCAGGTTGCCCTGATCGTCGTGTTCGCTCTTTTCGACGCGCCGCCCAAGTGGGTCGTAGCGCATGTTCAGCACTCGCTGACGACCGCCGTGCTGGCTGCGCACCTGGATCAGGCGGTGTTCGGCGTCGTAGCTGAAGTGCTGGATGCCGCGCCGGCTGCTGCGCTTTTCGATCAGGCGGCCGAAGCCGTCGTAGCGATAGCGTTTGTCCTGGTAGGTGAGCAAGCGGTTATGGCGTACCAGGCCGATGCCGGCCTGGGGGCCGTCGAGCAGGTTGGCAGCAGCGTCGTAGGCGAAGGTTTCGCTCTGGCCCTGGCCAGCGTCCTGGCTGGCCATGATCCGGCCACTGGCATCGTAGTGCAGCAGTTGCTGGTGCTGGCTGCCGGGCTGCTGGGTGAAGCGGCTGATCAGGTTGTCTGCCGGGTCGAAATCGAAGCGCTGCTGTACCTGAGCCGGTAGTTGTGGCGGTTGGTGGCTTGGGCGGCGCAGGCGCGAGCGCAAACGGCCGCTACGGTCGTACTCGCTGCGCGTACTGATTCGGCCCTGGCTGCGCAGCACTTCGCGGTGCAGGCGGTCGCGCTCGAAATCGCTGATCACTTTGCCATCGAGATTGAGCTGATGCAGGTGACCACTGCCGTAATACAGGCGGTTGAGCCAGCGGCCATCGGGCAGTTGGGTCTGGGTCAGGTTGCCGAGTTCATCGTAGTGATGCTGCAGCGCACCGCTGGCACTGTGCTCCTCCAGCAGTTGGCCGAGAGCATCGTAAGCGAAGGCCAGTTGCTCGCTGTTGCCTGCCTTGTCGGTGAAGCTGATTGCCGTCAGTTGATCGAGGGAATCGTAGCTGTACAGGGTTTCGCCATCGTCGGTGTGCTTTTTGATCAAGCGCCCCACGGCATCCCGGTGCAATTGATGGATGATCGCTTGAGCATCGTCTTGGGGGGCGGGGAGGTACTCCAGGCAACTGAGGTTATCCAGTCGGTCGTAGTGATAGCGGCTGGCGCTGCCGTCCAGATCCTGCTGTTCAGTCAGGCGATCAGCCAGGTCCCAGCTGAACCGGTAGCTTTCGCCATTTTCGTTGCTTAGCGCCTGCAGGCGACCATAGGCGTCGTAACTGAACTGCACCCGCCGACCGTGCGGATCGATACGTTGCTGCACCTGGCCACGCCGGTTATAGCGGTACTGGGTGGTGTGCCCGGCGTGGTCGGTATAGCTGCTGAGCTGGCCGTTGCGATCGAGCTGATAGTGCTCGCTGCGTCCATCGGGCAATTGCGAGCCGAGCAATCGGCCCTGGGCATCGTACTGGTATCCGGTGCGCTCGCCGAGGGCATCGGTGACAGTCTGCAGATGCCCGCGCCGGTCATAGCTGAAGCGGGTCGGATACCCTGAGCAGTCGACCTGCTCAAGCAGCTGACCCACGTCGCTCCAGCGCAAGTGTTTGTGCTTGCCCGCCGCATCGATGATCTCCACCACCTGGCCGCGTTCGTCATAGCGGTAGCGGGTGGTGTGGCCCAGCGGATCGGTTTCGCTGCTGCAGTTGCCGCGTTGATCGTAACGGTAGCTCCAGCGATTGCCGGCCTTGTCGGTCTGTACCCGGGGCAGCGACCAGTGTTCCAGCCACAGGGTCGACTCGCTGCGGCCCAGCGGGTCGATGCTTTCGCAGAGGTTGCCGGACTCATCGTACAGATACTGCCATTGTCCGCCTTGCGGATCGGTGGCGCCCAGCAGCTGGCGCTCGTCGTTCCACTCAAAGCGCCAGGTCAGGCCCATGGCGTCGGTGTATTCGGTGATCTGGTACTGCGGGTTCCAGTGGCGACTGCTGACCCGCTGCAGGCCGTCGGTGACCCGGGTAATACCGGCGTCGATGTCGTAGTCGAAACGGTACTCGTCGCCGTCGTCGGTCCAGTGCCGGGCGACGCGCCAGTCGTCGGCCGCATGAATCCATTCGTAGAAGCAGCGCAGGCCGCTGGGCAACTGGTGCTCGACCATGCGCCGACCGTGGTCGTAGGCAAAGCGTCGCTGCAACTGGCCGCTCGCGTCGCGGACTTCGGCAAGATCGCCGTTGCTGTCGTAGGCATAGCTGACCAGCAGCTCGCTCGAGGCGTCGCTGTACAGGCGCTCGATATGGCTGACCCGCGCCGGCCATTGGCTGCTGTAAACCAGCTGGACCTGAACCTCATCGAAGGTGTCGCGCAGCCTGAGCAAGCGG carries:
- a CDS encoding RHS repeat-associated core domain-containing protein translates to MSDALWAARQGDALMHTSMMADIVSGVLEVAANVAIGVLATAAVTAALGLTVVTGGLGCFVLGAVVGIVVGVAMSKTGADKGLSRLCEGIGNFLFPPSVQANILTGSKNTHTNGKPAARAAGVIVAAAAPAGSDAAQPPAEEEEESFLDMAKGFFSQMWRPTVASPAPNTEPADDDKILCSKHPPMPPQYLAEGSSKVTINGHPACRSGDRSTCEAVIVDAGLISSNVRIGGGSIVVREIRSGKTPGIGLAITALMLLRGRGGKFYSKFGCMAIGGIASAVTSQVSGAITSAIAGSLNPVHVPTGAKILSGEEELDFSLPALIPLDWQRYYNSRDERRDGLFGAGWSVDYEVFVAIEADPEGGERLLFTDEQARVVDMGNIPRGDAVFSAGEGLSVRRALNDELLIESSTGLYRLFQPTPGNPQRLRLAQLGDRNDNRVYLDYDAGGRLLRLRDTFDEVQVQLVYSSQWPARVSHIERLYSDASSELLVSYAYDSNGDLAEVRDASGQLQRRFAYDHGRRMVEHQLPSGLRCFYEWIHAADDWRVARHWTDDGDEYRFDYDIDAGITRVTDGLQRVSSRHWNPQYQITEYTDAMGLTWRFEWNDERQLLGATDPQGGQWQYLYDESGNLCESIDPLGRSESTLWLEHWSLPRVQTDKAGNRWSYRYDQRGNCSSETDPLGHTTRYRYDERGQVVEIIDAAGKHKHLRWSDVGQLLEQVDCSGYPTRFSYDRRGHLQTVTDALGERTGYQYDAQGRLLGSQLPDGRSEHYQLDRNGQLSSYTDHAGHTTQYRYNRRGQVQQRIDPHGRRVQFSYDAYGRLQALSNENGESYRFSWDLADRLTEQQDLDGSASRYHYDRLDNLSCLEYLPAPQDDAQAIIHQLHRDAVGRLIKKHTDDGETLYSYDSLDQLTAISFTDKAGNSEQLAFAYDALGQLLEEHSASGALQHHYDELGNLTQTQLPDGRWLNRLYYGSGHLHQLNLDGKVISDFERDRLHREVLRSQGRISTRSEYDRSGRLRSRLRRPSHQPPQLPAQVQQRFDFDPADNLISRFTQQPGSQHQQLLHYDASGRIMASQDAGQGQSETFAYDAAANLLDGPQAGIGLVRHNRLLTYQDKRYRYDGFGRLIEKRSSRRGIQHFSYDAEHRLIQVRSQHGGRQRVLNMRYDPLGRRVEKSEHDDQGNLLDQTRFAWDGLRLLQEHRYSQTSLYLYVEDSHEPLARVDGTGLHQQVRYYHNDLNGLPEQLTDDSGEAVWQARYQVWGNTLQEVREAHFIEEQNLRFQGQYLDRETGLHYNTFRFYDPDIGRFTQPDPVGLEGGLNLYYYALNPFTWLDPLGLTSCGTPRKSANPSKVINDLKAFSGRRFRFGGNTFKLDKSGMKHILERHHPKYWDGSVKARQSFLSPKLSIKDVSNVVRDVMRQNRGVLVGKGTVGKYQISGTSGGVEYVVGLNNGRVGQLYPK